The genomic segment CCCGCGGCGGGCACGCCTCTCAGACACTTTCGGAGGTCACCCATGAAACTCAATTACAGCGGTCAGGAGCAGGTGCAGGCCCCCCCGGCGGCGGTGTGGGCCTTCGTGCAGGATCCCGAGCGGGTGGCGCGTTGCCTGCCCGACGTGCAGGAGGTCGTCGTCCACGACCAGACCCACATGGACGCGACCGTGCAGGTCGGCGTGGGCATGGTGCGCGGCAAGTTCAAGTTCAAGATCGAGGTGCTGCCCGACGAGGCGCAACACCGCGTCAACGTGAAGGTGCAGGGCGGCGGGCTGGGCAGCGTGGTGGACCTCACGGCGGGGGCGAATATCGTCGACAACGGCGACGGCACGACCACCCTCGACTGGACGGGCGACGCCAC from the Deinococcus planocerae genome contains:
- a CDS encoding SRPBCC family protein; protein product: MKLNYSGQEQVQAPPAAVWAFVQDPERVARCLPDVQEVVVHDQTHMDATVQVGVGMVRGKFKFKIEVLPDEAQHRVNVKVQGGGLGSVVDLTAGANIVDNGDGTTTLDWTGDATMRGPVATVGGRVLDAQAQKLIQKTFQNMSEQVGSRSGTLA